The Pseudofrankia inefficax genome window below encodes:
- a CDS encoding VWA domain-containing protein, whose protein sequence is MSLTWPWALCTLLALPLLAAVAWWSRRRRRRAAVRVTSIALVRGALPGRPRWYRRVPAALLALGLVALSIGAARPQATVPITSNSTTIMLALDVSGSMCSTDVPPNRITAAEKAATAFIKAQPAGSRIGLVTFSGIAGLLVPPTTDSQKLLDALQNLTTSRGTAIGQGILTSIDAIADADPSVAPTGSAVSGNGTGPYAADVIVVLTDGANTQGVDPQTAAKQAAARRLRVYTIGFGTTTPAPMVCGSSQVGGFGGFGGFGGFGGGGRLGDRSPLVIDEQALRDVAATTGGTYYRAQNAGQLQDALGTLPRNITVTHKHKDIAAWFAGLGGLLVAAAVGLSLWWNRVRRPPGAAGSPGLPARDEGRALQVGR, encoded by the coding sequence ATGTCCCTGACCTGGCCGTGGGCGCTCTGCACCCTGCTCGCCCTGCCGCTGCTCGCGGCCGTTGCCTGGTGGTCCCGGCGACGGCGGCGGCGGGCGGCGGTCCGGGTCACGTCGATCGCGCTGGTCCGGGGCGCGCTGCCGGGCCGGCCGCGGTGGTACCGGCGCGTCCCGGCGGCGCTGCTCGCGCTCGGGCTGGTCGCGCTCAGCATCGGCGCGGCCCGCCCGCAGGCGACCGTGCCGATCACGTCCAACTCTACGACGATCATGCTCGCGCTCGACGTGTCCGGCTCGATGTGCTCCACCGACGTGCCGCCCAACCGGATCACCGCCGCGGAGAAGGCCGCGACGGCCTTCATCAAGGCCCAGCCAGCCGGCTCCCGGATCGGGCTGGTCACGTTCTCCGGCATCGCGGGGCTGCTCGTGCCGCCGACGACCGACAGCCAGAAGCTGCTGGACGCGCTACAGAACCTGACGACGTCACGCGGGACCGCGATCGGCCAGGGCATCCTCACCTCGATCGACGCGATCGCGGACGCCGACCCGTCGGTCGCGCCGACCGGCTCGGCCGTCAGCGGGAACGGGACGGGCCCGTACGCGGCCGACGTCATCGTCGTGCTCACCGACGGCGCCAACACCCAGGGCGTGGACCCGCAGACCGCAGCGAAGCAGGCCGCCGCCCGTCGCCTGCGCGTCTACACGATCGGGTTCGGCACGACGACGCCGGCGCCGATGGTCTGTGGCAGCTCGCAGGTCGGGGGGTTCGGCGGGTTTGGTGGCTTCGGCGGGTTCGGTGGGGGTGGCCGGCTCGGCGACCGCAGCCCGCTGGTCATCGACGAGCAGGCGCTGCGCGACGTCGCGGCCACCACCGGCGGCACGTACTACCGCGCGCAGAACGCGGGCCAGCTCCAGGACGCGCTCGGCACCCTGCCGCGGAACATCACCGTGACGCACAAGCACAAGGACATCGCCGCCTGGTTCGCCGGCCTCGGTGGGCTGCTCGTCGCCGCCGCGGTCGGCCTCTCGCTGTGGTGGAACCGGGTCCGACGCCCACCGGGTGCCGCCGGGTCACCTGGGCTGCCGGCCAGGGACGAGGGACGAGCGCTCCAGGTGGGCCGCTGA
- a CDS encoding DUF2461 domain-containing protein, which translates to MSEFSGFPAEALIFFDGLEADNSKAYWTDHREVYETAVRGPMLALLDALEPEFGEPHVFRPYRDVRFSKDKSPYKTAIGAHCDRGGYVQVSANGLMAASGYWRTAPDQVERLRAAIADDLLGPGLEALVGQLRAAGYDVSGTVLKTRPRGYDADHPRIELLRHKTLTAHREFGEPPWLAEPSCVEQVATAWRDMRRLTSWLDDHVGPSRLPESRRR; encoded by the coding sequence GTGTCGGAGTTCAGCGGGTTTCCCGCCGAGGCGCTGATCTTCTTCGACGGGCTCGAGGCGGACAACAGCAAGGCCTACTGGACCGATCACCGGGAGGTCTACGAGACGGCGGTGCGGGGCCCGATGCTCGCCCTGCTCGACGCCCTGGAGCCGGAGTTCGGCGAGCCGCACGTGTTCCGGCCGTACCGGGACGTGCGGTTCTCCAAGGACAAGTCGCCGTACAAGACGGCGATCGGCGCGCACTGCGACCGGGGCGGCTATGTCCAGGTCTCGGCGAACGGGCTGATGGCCGCCTCCGGCTACTGGCGGACCGCCCCCGACCAGGTCGAACGGCTGCGGGCGGCCATCGCCGACGACCTCCTCGGACCGGGGTTGGAAGCACTCGTCGGGCAGCTACGCGCGGCGGGGTACGACGTGTCGGGCACCGTGCTCAAGACCCGGCCGCGCGGCTACGACGCCGACCACCCGCGGATCGAGCTGCTCCGGCACAAGACGCTGACCGCTCACCGCGAGTTCGGCGAGCCGCCGTGGCTGGCCGAACCGAGCTGTGTGGAGCAGGTGGCCACCGCGTGGCGGGACATGCGCCGCCTGACCTCCTGGCTGGACGATCACGTCGGCCCCAGCCGCCTCCCGGAGTCCCGCCGCCGCTAA
- a CDS encoding DUF2191 domain-containing protein — protein sequence MVSGKTTTVDLPDALVREAQDVARAEGTTLRALLEDGLRAVLARRRSATRFELPDASMEGNGLRPVFRDADWEDLRAASYGGPM from the coding sequence ATGGTCAGCGGTAAGACGACGACCGTGGACCTGCCCGACGCGCTCGTGCGCGAGGCGCAGGACGTCGCACGCGCCGAGGGCACGACGCTGCGGGCTCTCCTCGAGGATGGCTTGCGCGCCGTGCTCGCTCGGCGCCGATCGGCGACCCGGTTCGAGCTCCCCGACGCATCGATGGAAGGCAACGGCCTACGACCCGTGTTCCGCGACGCCGACTGGGAGGATCTGCGAGCCGCGAGCTACGGCGGCCCTATGTGA
- a CDS encoding rhamnulokinase: MRQAAIAAVDLGASSGRVAVARIGAAGVDLREVHRFPNTPVRAGGRLRWDVLALFGGVVEGLRRGIGLTADLAGAGLDSVGVASWAVDYGLLDADGDLLGNPVSYRDAGTSSAVAAVLGELSPDELYAATGTQLQPFNTLFQLLARRDTAQSAAARHALLIPDLMTYWLTGELRTELTNASTTQLLDPRTAEWSTDLAGRLGVPVGLFPPLAAPGTPLGLVRADLGLAQRPQVVLAPSHDTAAAVAGIPADGDDFAFVCTGTWALVGVELPKPVITPESRAANFTNELGVDGTTRFLRNVTGFWLLQECVRHWREAGGDVDLPGLVAAAADVRGLRAVIDVQDPELTPPGDMPARVRAAAARVSGVTLDSRAEVARCILDSLALAVRRAVRTAAELSGRPVRVLHLVGGGVANTLFCQLVADACELPVLAGPTEAASWGTVLTQARALGAVEDSLGASRALIAHAAPPVRYTPTPSPAWDRADDECPRAEHP, translated from the coding sequence ATGAGGCAGGCGGCGATCGCGGCGGTCGACCTGGGCGCGTCCAGCGGCCGGGTCGCCGTCGCCCGGATCGGCGCGGCGGGCGTGGACCTGCGGGAGGTGCACCGCTTCCCGAACACGCCGGTCCGCGCCGGCGGCCGGCTGCGCTGGGACGTCCTCGCCCTGTTCGGCGGCGTGGTCGAGGGCCTGCGCCGGGGCATCGGCCTGACCGCCGACCTCGCGGGCGCCGGCCTCGACAGCGTCGGCGTGGCCAGCTGGGCCGTCGACTACGGCCTGCTCGACGCGGACGGCGACCTGCTCGGCAACCCGGTCAGCTACCGCGACGCCGGCACCTCGTCGGCGGTCGCCGCCGTGCTGGGCGAGCTGAGCCCCGACGAGCTCTACGCCGCGACGGGCACCCAGCTGCAGCCGTTCAATACCCTGTTCCAGCTGCTCGCCCGCCGCGACACCGCGCAGAGCGCCGCCGCCCGCCACGCCCTGCTCATCCCGGACCTGATGACGTACTGGCTGACCGGCGAGCTGCGCACCGAGCTGACGAACGCCTCCACGACCCAGTTGCTCGACCCGCGCACGGCCGAGTGGTCGACGGACCTGGCCGGCCGGCTCGGCGTCCCGGTCGGGCTGTTCCCGCCGCTGGCGGCGCCCGGGACGCCGCTCGGCCTCGTGCGTGCCGACCTCGGCCTGGCCCAGCGGCCCCAGGTCGTGCTCGCGCCGTCCCATGACACCGCCGCCGCCGTCGCGGGGATTCCGGCGGACGGAGACGACTTCGCCTTCGTCTGCACGGGGACCTGGGCGCTCGTCGGGGTCGAGCTGCCGAAGCCCGTGATCACGCCGGAGAGCCGGGCGGCGAACTTCACCAACGAGCTCGGCGTCGACGGGACCACCCGCTTCCTGCGCAACGTCACCGGGTTCTGGCTGTTGCAGGAGTGCGTGCGGCACTGGCGGGAGGCCGGCGGCGACGTGGATCTGCCGGGCCTGGTCGCGGCGGCGGCGGACGTCCGCGGTCTTCGAGCGGTGATCGACGTCCAGGACCCGGAGCTCACCCCGCCCGGGGACATGCCGGCCCGGGTGCGCGCGGCGGCGGCGCGGGTCAGCGGGGTCACGCTCGACAGCCGGGCCGAGGTCGCGCGCTGCATCCTCGACAGCCTGGCTCTGGCCGTCCGCCGCGCGGTGCGCACCGCGGCCGAGCTGTCGGGCCGGCCGGTCCGCGTCCTGCATCTCGTCGGCGGCGGGGTCGCGAACACGCTGTTCTGCCAGCTCGTCGCGGACGCCTGCGAGCTGCCCGTCCTGGCCGGCCCGACCGAGGCCGCGTCCTGGGGGACCGTCCTGACCCAGGCGCGCGCGCTGGGCGCCGTCGAGGACTCCCTAGGCGCCAGCCGCGCGCTGATCGCCCACGCCGCCCCGCCGGTCCGCTACACCCCGACCCCCTCCCCGGCCTGGGACCGCGCCGACGACGAGTGTCCAAGAGCGGAGCACCCCTGA
- a CDS encoding bifunctional rhamnulose-1-phosphate aldolase/short-chain dehydrogenase, with protein sequence MTANTPAAETPAADTPAELVARSHRLGSDPRNTNYAGGNTSAKGALTDPVTDQPIDVLWVKGSGGDLGTLTEAGLAVLRLDRLRALPGVYRGVEHEDEMVAAFDFCRHGLGGAAPSIDTAMHGLVEASHVDHLHPDSGIALATAADGEALTKECFGNRVVWVPWRRPGFQLGLDIAAVKEANPQAIGCILGGHGITAWGDTSESCEAHSLEIIRTAEAFLAERGKAEPFGPALPAFAPLPTDERRARAAALAPLVRGLASTDNPQVGHFTDADVVLDFLAGTEHPRLAALGTSCPDHFLRTKVRPLVLDLPPAAPLDEVTARLRELHAAYRDEYRAYYERHAAPDSPAMRGADPAIVLVPGVGMFSFGRDKQTARVAGEFYVNAINVMRGAEAVSTYAPIDEAEKFRIEYWALEEAKLRRMPAPKPLATRVALVTGAASGIGRAIALRLAAEGACVVVADLDLDKAAAVAAEIGGPDRAVGVSADVSVPGAVAAAFAEAALAFGGVDLVVNNAGLSISKPLLETSERDWDLQHDVMAKGSFLVAREAARLMVEQGLGGDLVYIASKNSVFAGPDNVAYGSAKADQAHQVRLLAAELGKHGIRVNGINPDGVVRGSGIFAGGWGAKRAAVYGVDESELGAFYAKRTLLGREVLPEHVAAAVFALVGGDLTRTTGVHLPVDSGVAAAFLR encoded by the coding sequence ATGACCGCCAACACGCCAGCCGCCGAGACGCCAGCCGCCGACACGCCAGCCGAGCTCGTCGCGCGGTCGCACCGGCTCGGCTCCGACCCCCGCAACACCAACTACGCCGGCGGCAACACCTCCGCCAAGGGCGCGCTGACCGACCCGGTGACCGACCAGCCGATCGACGTGCTGTGGGTCAAGGGCTCCGGCGGCGACCTCGGCACCCTCACCGAGGCAGGCCTCGCCGTCCTGCGCCTCGACCGGCTGCGGGCCCTGCCCGGGGTCTACCGGGGCGTCGAGCACGAGGACGAGATGGTGGCCGCGTTCGACTTCTGCCGCCACGGCCTCGGCGGAGCCGCGCCGTCGATCGACACCGCGATGCACGGCCTGGTCGAGGCCAGCCACGTCGACCACCTGCACCCGGACTCCGGGATCGCGCTGGCGACCGCGGCCGACGGCGAGGCGCTGACCAAGGAGTGCTTCGGCAACCGCGTCGTCTGGGTGCCCTGGCGCCGGCCCGGCTTCCAGCTCGGCCTGGACATCGCGGCGGTCAAGGAGGCCAACCCGCAGGCGATCGGCTGCATCCTGGGCGGCCACGGCATCACCGCCTGGGGCGACACCAGCGAGTCCTGCGAGGCCCACTCGCTGGAGATCATCCGCACGGCCGAGGCGTTCCTGGCCGAGCGCGGCAAGGCCGAGCCGTTCGGGCCGGCGCTGCCCGCCTTCGCGCCGCTGCCGACGGACGAGCGCCGCGCCCGCGCCGCCGCGCTCGCGCCGCTGGTGCGCGGCCTGGCCTCGACGGACAACCCGCAGGTCGGCCACTTCACCGACGCGGACGTCGTCCTGGACTTCCTCGCCGGGACCGAGCACCCGCGCCTCGCCGCGCTGGGCACGTCCTGCCCGGACCACTTCCTGCGCACCAAGGTCCGGCCGCTGGTCCTGGATCTGCCGCCGGCCGCGCCGCTGGACGAGGTCACCGCCCGGCTGCGCGAGCTGCACGCCGCCTACCGGGACGAGTACCGGGCCTACTACGAGCGTCACGCGGCCCCGGACTCGCCGGCGATGCGCGGCGCCGACCCGGCGATCGTCCTCGTGCCCGGCGTCGGCATGTTCAGCTTCGGCCGCGACAAGCAGACCGCCCGGGTCGCCGGCGAGTTCTACGTCAACGCCATCAACGTGATGCGCGGCGCCGAGGCCGTCTCGACGTACGCCCCGATCGACGAGGCGGAGAAGTTCCGCATCGAGTACTGGGCGCTGGAGGAGGCCAAGCTGCGCCGGATGCCGGCGCCGAAGCCGCTGGCCACCCGGGTCGCGCTGGTCACCGGCGCCGCGAGCGGCATCGGGCGCGCGATCGCGCTGCGGCTGGCGGCCGAGGGCGCCTGCGTCGTCGTCGCCGACCTGGACCTCGATAAGGCGGCGGCCGTCGCCGCCGAGATCGGCGGCCCCGACCGGGCCGTCGGGGTCAGCGCGGACGTCTCCGTGCCCGGCGCGGTCGCGGCCGCGTTCGCGGAGGCCGCGCTGGCCTTCGGCGGCGTCGACCTCGTCGTCAACAACGCCGGCCTGTCGATCTCGAAGCCGCTGCTGGAGACGTCCGAACGCGACTGGGACCTGCAGCACGACGTCATGGCCAAGGGCAGCTTCCTCGTCGCCCGCGAGGCGGCCCGGCTGATGGTCGAGCAGGGCCTCGGCGGCGACCTCGTCTACATCGCCAGCAAGAACAGCGTCTTCGCCGGCCCCGACAACGTCGCCTACGGCTCGGCCAAGGCCGACCAGGCCCACCAGGTCCGGCTGCTGGCCGCGGAGCTCGGCAAGCACGGGATCCGCGTCAACGGGATCAACCCCGACGGCGTGGTCCGTGGGTCGGGCATCTTCGCCGGCGGCTGGGGCGCGAAGCGGGCGGCGGTGTACGGCGTCGACGAGTCGGAGCTCGGGGCGTTCTACGCCAAGCGCACGCTGCTGGGCCGCGAGGTGCTGCCCGAGCACGTCGCCGCGGCGGTCTTCGCCCTCGTCGGCGGCGACCTGACCCGCACGACGGGGGTCCACCTCCCGGTCGACTCGGGCGTGGCCGCGGCCTTCCTACGATGA
- the rhaI gene encoding L-rhamnose isomerase: MVDRQAVTTALAQQRIELPSWAFGNSGTRFKVFTQPGVPRDPFEKVADAGQVHAFTGVAPSIALHIPWDSVEDWAKLGQAASDAGISLGTVNANVFQDDDYKLGSVTNPDPRVRRKALDHLLACVDVMDQTGSRDLKLWFSDGTNYPGQDDIRARQDRLAEALAAVYARLGASQRLILEYKLFEPAFYTMDVPDWGTAYAHCLTLGEKAKVCVDTGHHAPGTNIEFIVAVLQRAGKLGAFDFNSRFYADDDLIVGAADPFQLFRILFEVTAAGGLAASSEITFMLDQCHNIEPKIPGQIRSVMNVQEATAKALLVDVDALGAAQRAGDILGANAVLMDAYNTDVRPLLAELRQSQGLDPDPMGAYARSGYAERIVADRTGGQQAGWGA; encoded by the coding sequence ATGGTCGATCGACAGGCCGTCACGACGGCCCTGGCGCAGCAGCGGATCGAGCTGCCGTCCTGGGCCTTCGGCAACTCGGGGACGAGGTTCAAGGTCTTCACCCAGCCGGGCGTTCCGCGCGACCCGTTCGAGAAGGTCGCCGACGCCGGCCAGGTGCACGCCTTCACCGGCGTCGCGCCGAGCATCGCCCTGCACATCCCGTGGGACTCCGTCGAGGACTGGGCCAAGCTCGGCCAGGCCGCCAGCGACGCGGGGATCTCCCTCGGGACCGTCAACGCCAACGTCTTCCAGGACGACGACTACAAGCTCGGCAGCGTCACCAACCCGGACCCCCGGGTACGCCGCAAGGCCCTCGACCACCTGCTGGCCTGCGTCGACGTGATGGACCAGACCGGCTCGCGCGACCTGAAGCTCTGGTTCTCCGACGGCACCAACTACCCCGGCCAGGACGACATCCGGGCCCGGCAGGACCGGCTGGCCGAGGCGCTGGCCGCCGTCTACGCCCGGCTCGGCGCGTCGCAGCGGCTGATCCTGGAGTACAAGCTGTTCGAGCCGGCCTTCTACACGATGGACGTGCCGGACTGGGGCACCGCCTACGCCCACTGCCTCACCCTCGGTGAGAAGGCCAAGGTCTGCGTCGACACCGGCCACCACGCGCCGGGCACGAACATCGAGTTCATCGTCGCGGTGCTGCAGCGGGCCGGGAAGCTCGGCGCTTTCGACTTCAACTCGCGGTTCTACGCCGACGACGACCTCATCGTCGGTGCCGCCGACCCGTTCCAGCTGTTCCGCATCCTGTTCGAGGTGACCGCCGCCGGCGGCCTGGCCGCAAGCTCGGAGATCACCTTCATGCTCGACCAGTGCCACAACATCGAGCCCAAGATCCCCGGGCAGATCCGCTCGGTGATGAACGTCCAGGAGGCGACGGCGAAGGCCCTGCTCGTCGACGTCGACGCGCTGGGGGCCGCGCAGCGCGCCGGTGACATCCTCGGCGCGAACGCCGTCCTGATGGACGCCTACAACACCGACGTCCGGCCGCTGCTCGCCGAGCTGCGGCAGTCACAAGGGCTCGATCCCGATCCGATGGGCGCGTACGCCCGTTCCGGCTACGCCGAGCGGATCGTCGCCGACCGGACCGGCGGCCAGCAGGCCGGGTGGGGCGCATGA
- a CDS encoding L-fucose/L-arabinose isomerase family protein, with protein MTTAGAFLTSMPELDRVRGRRPLVGLVAGGLGAYWPQFPDLLPTRRRSADRVSARMRGMDCEVVDVGFISDATDGARAAEQLRAAGCDLIVGFLTTYMTASMLVPIAQRAGAPMLLINLQPTAKMDHASFDTGQWLAYCGACPLPEMANAFARAGVPFRSVSGYLDDERAWAKIGRWVEAAGVRGALRHGRHGLMGHLYPGMLDVSADLALLSGKLGGHIEVLEFDDLRVRVASVTDAEAGARMALAREIFEIDRSVVDDDFEWAARVSVGLDRLVEDFGLDSLAYYHRGLDGEQHERLGAGMILGASLLTARGVPATGEYELRTSIAMLVADRLGGGGSFTELQALDFEAGVVEMGHDGPAHLAVSESRPMLRGLGTFHGKRGWGVSVEFDVRHGPVTLLGLAQLPGGELRFVISEGRTVPGPLLQIGNTTSRVDFGRDPGGWTDAWSATGISHHWALCVGHLGARVRAAADLLGIGVVEVGPG; from the coding sequence ATGACGACAGCGGGCGCGTTTCTCACGTCGATGCCCGAGCTGGACCGGGTTCGGGGCCGGCGTCCTCTGGTCGGTCTCGTCGCGGGTGGCCTCGGGGCCTACTGGCCGCAGTTCCCGGACCTGCTGCCGACGCGGCGCCGGTCCGCCGACCGGGTCAGCGCCCGGATGCGCGGAATGGACTGCGAGGTCGTCGACGTCGGCTTCATCTCCGACGCCACCGACGGCGCGCGCGCCGCCGAGCAGCTGCGCGCCGCGGGCTGCGACCTGATCGTCGGCTTCCTCACCACCTACATGACGGCCTCGATGCTGGTGCCGATCGCGCAGCGGGCCGGCGCCCCGATGCTGCTGATCAACCTGCAGCCGACGGCGAAGATGGACCACGCCAGCTTCGACACCGGACAGTGGCTGGCCTACTGCGGCGCCTGCCCGCTGCCCGAGATGGCGAACGCCTTCGCCCGCGCCGGGGTCCCGTTCCGCTCGGTCTCCGGCTACCTGGACGACGAGCGGGCCTGGGCGAAGATCGGCCGCTGGGTCGAGGCCGCCGGCGTGCGCGGGGCGCTGCGCCACGGCCGCCACGGACTGATGGGCCACCTCTACCCGGGGATGCTCGACGTCTCCGCCGACCTCGCGCTGCTGTCCGGCAAGCTCGGCGGCCACATCGAGGTCCTGGAGTTCGACGACCTGCGGGTCAGGGTCGCCAGCGTGACGGACGCCGAGGCCGGCGCGCGGATGGCCCTGGCCCGGGAGATCTTCGAGATCGACCGGAGCGTGGTGGACGACGACTTCGAGTGGGCCGCCCGCGTCTCCGTCGGGCTCGACCGGCTCGTCGAGGACTTCGGGCTCGACAGCCTCGCCTACTACCACCGAGGCCTCGACGGCGAGCAGCACGAGCGGCTCGGCGCCGGGATGATCCTCGGTGCGTCGCTGCTGACCGCCCGGGGCGTCCCGGCGACCGGTGAGTACGAGCTGCGGACCTCGATCGCGATGCTCGTCGCCGACCGGCTCGGCGGCGGCGGCTCGTTCACCGAGCTGCAGGCGCTCGACTTCGAGGCCGGCGTCGTCGAGATGGGCCACGACGGCCCGGCCCACCTGGCGGTCAGCGAGAGCAGGCCCATGCTGCGCGGCCTCGGCACGTTCCACGGCAAGCGCGGCTGGGGCGTCTCCGTCGAGTTCGACGTCCGGCACGGCCCGGTCACCCTGCTCGGCCTCGCGCAGCTGCCGGGCGGCGAGCTGCGGTTCGTCATCTCCGAGGGCCGCACCGTGCCCGGCCCGCTGCTCCAGATCGGCAACACGACCTCCCGGGTCGACTTCGGCCGGGACCCGGGGGGGTGGACCGACGCCTGGAGCGCCACCGGGATCTCGCACCACTGGGCGCTGTGCGTCGGCCATCTCGGCGCCAGGGTGCGGGCGGCCGCGGACCTGCTCGGGATCGGCGTCGTGGAGGTGGGGCCGGGCTAG
- a CDS encoding L-rhamnose mutarotase, which yields MNRYCFLLTVRPELLDEYRARHAAVWPEMLRALADAGWHNYSLFARPDGLVVGYVEAEDLAAAQAAMATTAVNARWQAEMGRFFVGLDGQRPDEGFELLDEIFNLDGQLAATNAAH from the coding sequence ATGAACCGCTACTGCTTTCTGCTGACCGTCCGCCCGGAACTGCTCGACGAGTACCGGGCCCGCCATGCGGCCGTCTGGCCCGAGATGCTGCGCGCCCTCGCCGACGCCGGCTGGCACAACTACTCGCTGTTCGCCCGGCCGGACGGGCTGGTCGTCGGCTACGTCGAGGCCGAAGACCTCGCGGCCGCGCAGGCCGCGATGGCCACCACGGCCGTCAACGCCCGGTGGCAGGCCGAGATGGGCCGGTTCTTCGTCGGGCTGGACGGCCAGCGTCCGGACGAGGGCTTCGAGCTGCTCGACGAGATCTTCAACCTCGACGGCCAGCTCGCGGCCACAAACGCTGCGCACTAA
- a CDS encoding substrate-binding domain-containing protein has protein sequence MLAACGSSSGGTAASSGGSSSGGIKKGLTVYFIPKDTQNPYEVLADQGGQKALSELGGKVVVSSGTSDTAAAQIPSIQAAIQAHADAIVIAGNDPSALCPSLNQAAAAKIKIIAFDSDISCGNSPAHLFINQADTQTIGTSEVDLLAKEINSTGQIAILSAAASATNQNAWIGYMKQQLAKYPNMKLVSTVYGNDDPATSLTVLQGLLSAYPDLKGIISPTTVGISTAAQYLSTHKDVASKVTLTGLGLPSEMRSYVKDGTVKQFELWNPSNLGYLAGYAAASLASGTATLDAGSSFTAGTLGSYKVLAGSGSNGPSVVLGPPTVFDSTNIDQFKF, from the coding sequence GTGTTAGCGGCCTGTGGGTCGTCCTCGGGCGGTACCGCTGCCTCCTCGGGCGGCTCGTCCTCCGGTGGGATCAAGAAGGGCCTCACGGTCTACTTCATCCCGAAGGACACCCAGAACCCGTACGAGGTGCTCGCCGACCAGGGCGGCCAGAAGGCGCTGTCCGAGCTCGGCGGGAAGGTCGTCGTCAGCAGCGGCACCTCCGACACCGCGGCCGCGCAGATCCCGTCGATCCAGGCGGCGATCCAGGCGCACGCCGACGCGATCGTCATCGCCGGCAACGACCCGTCCGCGCTGTGCCCGTCGCTGAACCAGGCCGCGGCCGCCAAGATCAAGATCATCGCGTTCGACTCGGACATCAGCTGCGGCAACAGCCCGGCGCACCTGTTCATCAACCAGGCGGACACCCAGACCATCGGCACGTCCGAGGTCGACCTGCTCGCCAAGGAGATCAACAGCACCGGCCAGATCGCGATCCTCTCGGCCGCCGCCAGCGCGACGAACCAGAACGCCTGGATCGGCTACATGAAGCAGCAGCTCGCCAAGTACCCGAACATGAAGCTGGTCTCCACGGTCTACGGCAACGACGACCCGGCCACCTCGCTGACGGTGCTGCAGGGCCTGCTCTCGGCCTACCCGGACCTCAAGGGCATCATCTCGCCGACCACCGTCGGCATCTCGACCGCGGCCCAGTACCTCTCGACCCACAAGGACGTGGCGTCCAAGGTCACCCTGACCGGTCTCGGGCTGCCGTCGGAGATGCGCTCCTATGTCAAGGACGGCACGGTCAAGCAGTTCGAGCTGTGGAACCCGTCGAACCTCGGCTACCTGGCCGGCTACGCCGCCGCCTCGCTGGCCTCGGGCACTGCCACGCTCGACGCGGGCTCGTCCTTCACGGCCGGCACGCTCGGCTCGTACAAGGTGCTCGCCGGCAGCGGGAGCAACGGCCCGTCGGTCGTGCTCGGCCCGCCCACGGTGTTCGACTCGACCAACATCGACCAGTTCAAGTTCTGA